The window CATTGTCAAAAACAATAAATTCTCATGCGGCTTTTTCCCCGGTTTAAGTAAATTCCTGCCCGTATCTGTAGAAATAGACCAGTTATTATGTTTTCCCGAACCGTTCACGCCTTCAAACGGCTTCTCATGGAGCAGGCATACAAGGTTAAAGTGTCCCGCAATCCTTTTCATAGATTCCATTATAAGCTGGTTATTGTCAGTTGCAAGGTTAACGTCAGTATATATAGGCGCAAGCTCATGCTGGCACGGCGCAACTTCATTATGCTGAGTTTTTGCAGGTATGCCGAGTTTCCAAAGCTCTCTGTTAAGTTCATGCATAAAGCTTGCAACATTTTCCCTTATACTTCCGTAATAATGGTCGTCAAGTTCCTGGCCTTTAGGAGCATGGGCGCCAAAAAGCGTTCTTCCGGTAAATATAAGATCCTTCCTTTTTTTGTACATGTCTTTATCTATAAGGAAATACTCCTGTTCAGGGCCTACCGATACTATAATTCTTTTGGTTTCATTGTCGCCGAAAAGCCTGAGTACCCTTATAACCTGCGTATTAAGCGCATCAAGCGAGCGCAGAAGCGGCGTCTTTTTATCCAGGGCCTCGCCTGTATAACTGCAGAAAACCGTTGGTATGCACAGCGTAAGCCCCGACGCATCCTCTTTTAAAAACGCCGGCGAAGTGCAGTCCCACGCCGTATATCCCCTTGCTTCAAACGTGGCTCTCAGTCCTCCGGAAGGGAATGACGACGCGTCAGATTCACCTTTTATAAGTTCTTTGCCGGAAAATTCCGCAATAGCCCTGCCGTGCCCAACAGGCGTCAGGAACGCTTCATGCTTTTCGGCAGTTATCCCGGTCATCGGCTGGAACCAATGGGTATAATGGGTCGCTCCCCTTTCAATCGCCCAATCCTTCATTGCGTTTGCAACAACTTCCGCAACGGAAGCCGATAAGCTTTCTTTATTTTCTATTGTCCTTCTCAATTCCTCGTAAATTTTTTTCGGCAGCCTTTCAGTCATAACAATATCGTTAAAAACGTTCATGCCGTAAATTTCAGACAATTCTATTTTTTCCATAGCCACGTTCCTTTCCTTTAATAATGAAACCATTATATATAATAAGACGTTCACCGAAACAATTAGCTGCAGTGAACGCCGAAAGCCTAAATGAAAACAATTATAAATACCGTGCCGATTCAGGCTTTAATACTATTTAATATTTGGCATTCACATATCCGTCTATAAGCGAAATACGGCTTTCCTCACAGAAAACGCCTTCCTCCCTGAGAGAAGCCAATATTGACGTATCGGTTGAATGTAATATCATGTCGTACATGCCGTAATCACGGCATACAATTTCAAAAAGCCGCCCTTTAAGCGCTTTGCTTCTCACTTTAACAAAATAAGCTTCTATATTTTTATAATCCAATAATTTCAGTACCTGCTTTGTAGCTTGGTCTTTCTTATGGTAATAATAGTTGCTTTTTTCCCTAAAGCCTTTTTTTACTTCGTATTCCATACCGTATTCGGCGCTCATAGTTTTATTCTCTTTGGCAAGGGCATTATAATATTGGTAATTATAAAGGCACTTGTCAACCGAATCCAAAATAGTAAATGGTCCTATATCATTATTAATAACCATTTCATAATTTTTTTTAAGATATTCCCTTTTTGTCATATCGCCTTTTAAATATTGATCTATAAGGCTCTGCCTATACATAAAATATTTCTGCATTTTATTCATTATAAAACATCCAATCAGGCTTGATTTTTTAAGCTTTAAACACTTATGCCGCTTTTACAGGGATACTTTGAAAAATTATACGCTTAAGTATACCACACGATTTTATGGCAAGTAAAGCCTTTTAAAAAAGGTTTATACGTTTATATTAAGAAAATATACGCCTGTTTTATAATACTGCCGAAAATCACCGCATCCTTCATTTATATATAAGAAAAATACATAAAATATAACCTCACCCTAAATGTTGCAGCCGTTTTTATATACAATGCTTTCCATTACTTCCCGTGCTTTTTCTATTCCGGCTAAATACTCAATCAAAGCTTTGGAAAAATCTATTGCCGTTCCTACTCCCTTTGAAGTTATTATATTCCCGTCTGAAGCAACACTGTTTTCTTCTATTACGGCTCCTGTAAGTTCGCTTTCCATTCCCGGGTAACAGCATGCGCGCCTTCCGTTCAGCAAACCAAGCCTGCCGAAAATTACGGGAGCCGCACAGATTGCCGCAATAAGCTTGCCTTCATTATTGAATTTGACAATACTCTCGCATAATTTTTTATCTGAATAAAGGTTTTCTGTTCCCGGCATTCCTCCCGGAAGTATAATTCCGTCACAATTCGATATGTCTAACTCACGCATTGTGTGATCTGTTAAAACTTTTATTCCGCTTCTTCCCGTAATTTGTACGTTTTCACTTATTGAAATTATTACAACCTCAATTTTAGCCCGGCGCAGCAAATCTATTACAGTAATTGCTTCAACTTCCTCAAATCCTTCAGATAAAAATATACAAACTTTTTTCAAGTCAATCACCTCTCTTTATGAAATATTATATACAAAAAGCATATACAAAACAATACGATTATTTGTTATAATAATGATTACAGTAAAAAAATAACTATATAAAACAATAAAGGAGCTCAAAATGGAAATCGAAAAAAAATATTTGACAAAAAAAGTACCTTTTTCTCTTGAAGGCTTCAAAAAAGCTGAAATCTCCCAATGCTATATCTCAACCGAACCGGTTATAAGGCTGAGAAATCACAGCGGTAAATATATGCTTACTGTAAAAGGCGACGGGCTTATCTCTCGTGAAGAACTTGAACTTAACATTACAAAAGAACAATATGAGCGCCTAATAAAAAAATCCGAAACATCCATTGTCATTAAAACAAGGTATTATATACCGCTTAAATGCGGTCTTACAGCCGAGCTTGACGTTTACCACTCGCAGCTTGACGGCCTTATTACCACGGAAGTTGAATTTTCCAGTTTAGAAGAAATGGAAACATTCGCGCCGCCACGTTGGTTCGGCATTGACATATCAGACAATAAAATGTATAAAAATTCATATTTAGCAATCCACGGCCGCCCTGCCTATAAGTAAAAAAGCATAATAAACAGACATCTTATTATTTTAACAAAATTATAAAATTTATCCCTTTAATTAGAACATGCGTATTTTATTAATTTATTTTTATTAAAAATAGTAGTTTTTTATCTGGCAAAGATTTTTTAGCAACTTTAATCGACCGCATATTCATTCATTAAATGTTTTTTCCTTATAAGTCTGCATATTCTAACATTGATATTAATCCTAATAATAAGACAAAAAAACACACTTTGTGTGGTAAAAAAAACAATATACCACTATATTTAGTCTTATTATGCAAAAATATCGGATATTTTTTTCCATAATTTGGTTATAATAAGTATTGCAAAAAATGGTGTATACATCTATAATTATCCACACGAGGAAAAAATTTCCAATATTTCATCTTAATTTGGAAGTCAAAACAAAAATTTAATCTTGGAGGGATTATGTTGAATCAAAACAGAATAAAAGTATTAATTGCAGATGATAATAAGGATTTTTGCGATGTGATTAAAAACCACCTTAACAGCAAGGACGATATTGAAGTGGTAGCCGTTGCTTATGACGGGACAGAGGCATTCAAACTGATTAATGAAACCCATCCCGATATAGCCCTTATCGACAGTATTATGCCGCGCCTCGACGGTCTTGGACTTTTAGATAAGCTTAATCAAAGCCAAATCGCAAAAAGGCCGATTTGTATAATACTTTCTTCTTTAAGCCAAGAAAAAATATCAAACCGCGCATTTGAACTTGGCGCCGACTACTACATACTTAAACCTTTTGACATGGAATCCCTTGTAAACAGGATCCGCCAATTCAGGCAAACGCCGGCACAAACTCAACAGGCCCCTTCGGCCATTGCTGCGGAACCGGTAAGAGCCGACCTTACAAACGCCTATAACCTTGAAACAAAAGTAACAAATATACTGCATGAAATCGGCGTTCCGGCGCACATAAGAGGATACCACTACATGCGCGAAGCCATTATTATGAGCGTTAACGATATGGATGTATTAAACTATATTACAAAAGAGCTTTACCCTTCCATCGCCAAAAAATGCAACACAACCCCAAGCCGTGTGGAAAGAGCAATTCGCCATGCTATTGAAGTCGCATGGAACAGGGGCAAAATCGACGCTATTGACAGTCTTTTCGGATATACAATTAATAACCATAAAGGCAAACCGACAAACAGCGAATTTATTGCCTTAATTGCCGACAGGCTCAGGCTGGAACAAAAAGCAAGCTAAAACATATGCAAGCAAAGATATGGCGATTCATTAATTCGCCATACTTTGTTGATATTATATTTAATTATCGTATCTTTTGTTTCTTTATACAATAAAAACCCATACCTTACCGGATACCTTCTGAATTGGATGATAATTTATTTTACAATTCAGAAGGTAATTCTGTAATTCTGTTTTTTTGTATTTGTATGTTAAGCAAAAATTGCTTAAATAATGTGTACCGGCAAAATATGGCTGATTGAATTTTAAAAATGCATTGTTTTTAAAATAAAAATTAATCTCACACTTTTTCTCCGCCGAACATTTACACACGGAACCGTGCTCTTTTTCATCATATCTTCAAACAACTCCTATATATGAAGCTGCAAAGCATAAAATATTTTTAAACAAAATTATTATTTTAAGGAACAAAATCCAATTATTTTAAGTTATAATATATATAATAATTTTTATTCTTAGACCAATGAAAAACAGAAAAATCCGCCACAAAATTACGTTTATCCAATTCCTGTTTTTCATGGCGCAAAGAACAAAATTTTTCTTAGATTAAACTGTGTATTTTTACTGTTTTAAAAGGAGGCATTATTATGAAAAAATTTAAATCTGCTTTAGCCACATGCTGCTGCGCCGTATTTTTATTATCCGTTCCTGTTTTTGCCGCCGAAACCAATGCCCGTGAAATTACAGTTAACGCAAAGGGAACGGTATATGCCGAACCGGACACTGCCGAAATTGTACTTGGCGTAAGGACTGTCGCCGATACGTCTCTTAAGGCGCAAAGCGAAAATGCAGAAATAATGGAAAATGTAACGTCGGCCCTTAAAGAACTGGGTTTTACAGAAAATCAGTTCAGGACAAGCGATTTTTCAATATATCCTGACTATTCAAATTCAAACAGCCAAACCATAACAGGATATACCGCAACAAATACAATTACAGTAACAACAAAAGACCTTGACAATATAACAAACGTAATTGACGCCGCCGCAAAAGCCGGAGCAAACATAAATAACGGCGTATACTTTTCAGTTGAAAATCCATCGCAATATTACGGAAAAGCTCTTGAGCTTGCCGTTGCAAACGCAAAAACCAGCGCCGAATATATAGCCGGAGCCCTCAACGTCACAATAGGTGCGCCTGTAAGCGTAACTGAAAACGGAGGCGGCTACTCTTACGAAACCGCGTCCTCGAAAAGTATGGCGGCAAACGCCGATATGGACGGCGGAAGCGGCGCTTCAACCGAAATCTACTATGACGATATAGAAATAACAGCGCGATTAACAGTAGTATACAACTATTAATTTATAATTGGGTGTGAAATAAAACAGCCGCTTAAAAGCGGCATAAATATCACAGTGTAAAAACCGTCGCGGCCTAATTAGCTATTCTTCTTAACTAAAAAACATAAAAAACTAAAAAGATTGCCGTTTGCAATCATAATATTTGGTTTTTGCATAAATATTAGCTTCAGTTTACAAGGGCGATCACTTCCCACAAGGAAAAATTTTCCGCGTTTCCGTGTTGCATACGCTTGCCATAGTAGCCGCTGTGCCGGCGCGCATGCGCCTTGAACTGCAAAAATTTTTTTCCTTGTGAAGTCTGGGAATTTTAACGGACGTTAGCGGCGTAACAGCAAGGCAAAGACAGGCCGGCATTGCAGAGCCTATGGCAAAGCGGAACACATCTATTGCTCCGCTAACATCCGTTAAAACCGTGTGTACTCTTGTAAACTGAGGCTACTTTTTATTTTAATATGTTTATAACCACAGACGCGCCGTATACTATAACTTTTGTAAAATTTTTGGCAATTATAAAATTCTCAAAGTCCATATAAAAAAGACGGAAAAGCTATGTCGCGCTTTTACCGTCTTTTTTATAATTTACCCGTTTTATGCCTTTAAACTATATCAGCGTTTATTTAAACAATGCGCCGCTGATAATAAGCTTTTGAATTTCGTTTGTGCCTTCATAAATCTGCGTAATCTTAGCGTCGCGCATCATTCTTTCAACATGGTAATCTTTCATAAATCCGTTGCCGCCAAGCATCTGGACTGCCTCGGTAGTAACCTGCATTGCGGCGTTTGTACACAGAAGCTTTGCTTTTGCAGCGGCAATCGAATACGGCCTTCCTTCCGATTTGTCCATGGCGGCTTTATAAAGCATAAGCCTTGCCTGATCAATAACACATTCAAGTTCCGCCATTTTAAAAGCAAGGTACTGGTTTTTATAAAGAGGTTTTCCAAACTGTTCCCTCTTCATAAGATATTTTCTTGCTATTTCAAAAGCGCCCTCCGCAATTCCAAGGCCCTGCGCTGCAACTCCAATCCTTCCGCCGTCAAGAGTTTTCATGGCGATTTTAAATCCGTCGCCTTCTTTTCCCAAAAGATTTTCCGCCGGAACAACACAGTCCGTAAATATCGTTTCGGAAACCTGAGCCGCTCTTATTCCCATTTTATTTTCAACCTTGCCTATTGTAAATCCGGGAGTTCCTTTTTCAACAAGGAATAATGAAAGCCCTTTTGATTTAAGTTCAGGCTGTGTTAAAGCGTAAACTGCGATATAATCGCACAACGGCCCGTTTGTTGTAAAGCACTTAGCACCGTTAAGCACATAATGGTCGCCTTTCTTTTCCGCAACGGTTACGCATCCTCCGGCGTCGCTGCCCGCATTCGGCTCCGTAAGACCGAACGATCCCAAAGCTCCGCCTTCAAGCACAGGTTTCAGGAATTTCTTTTTCTGTTCTTCGTTTGCAGAGTTGTAAACGCTGCCGCCGTAAAGCGAAGTGCATACGGAAAAACTAATTCCCAAAGACGCGTCTACCCTTGAAATCTCTTTTACGGCAATAGCATAATCAAGGTAGTTTCCGCCCTGTCCGCCGTATTCCTTCTCATATGGAAGCCCGATAAGTCCCATATCAACCATTTCCCTGTAAAGATCAATAGGATAAGAACTTGTTTCATCCCTTTCAATTACGCCCGGCAGTAATTTTTCTTCCGCAAATTCCCTTACTTTTTTCTGTAAAAGCGCTTCTTTTTCCGATAACTCAAAGTTCATAAAAAATACCCCCAATAATAAATAAAATTCTCCTTGTGCTTCAGGCCCCAATGCCTGACTGTGTTGTTGTAAAATTCACAAATTGCGGCGCCTGTTTTCGGCATTTACAGCCGCCTAGCCTTTCATTTTTGAATAAAAGGCCCAATAAAAACCGTTTATTTCGGCATAAACAGCTTTTATTTTGTTTATTTTTACAGACAGAGAAAAGCTTCAATAAATATTTTTATAACAAATAATTAGCATGCTAAATATTTGTCAAAAAATATACCCTGCTTTAAGCAGGTTATACTTTCCATCTGTTTATAATAAATATATACTCCTATTTTGATATTTTGT of the Anaerotignum faecicola genome contains:
- a CDS encoding glutamine synthetase III, with translation MEKIELSEIYGMNVFNDIVMTERLPKKIYEELRRTIENKESLSASVAEVVANAMKDWAIERGATHYTHWFQPMTGITAEKHEAFLTPVGHGRAIAEFSGKELIKGESDASSFPSGGLRATFEARGYTAWDCTSPAFLKEDASGLTLCIPTVFCSYTGEALDKKTPLLRSLDALNTQVIRVLRLFGDNETKRIIVSVGPEQEYFLIDKDMYKKRKDLIFTGRTLFGAHAPKGQELDDHYYGSIRENVASFMHELNRELWKLGIPAKTQHNEVAPCQHELAPIYTDVNLATDNNQLIMESMKRIAGHFNLVCLLHEKPFEGVNGSGKHNNWSISTDTGRNLLKPGKKPHENLLFLTMLVAVIEAVDKHADLLRVSAANPGNDHRLGANEAPPAIISIFLGDQLEDILEQLEKGELSKSKQGEEMTVGVSTVPWLKKDVTDRNRTSPFAFTGNKFEFRMLGSSDSIGCTNYILNSIVADVLSDFADRLEKADNFEKAVIELLKESVKAHKRVVFNGNGYGNEWIEEAERRGLPNISCMLEAIPAIKSEKAVKLFEKHGVLTRIECESRADILYEEYAKQINIEAKTMEDMALKQIRPAVMKYSNELSKTVINLMEAGADPSTARGVLNELVDKTDEFDRALKNLTVLLNKNGEISDMAEKAASCRKEIVPAMEALRAPADELEKMVDEKYWPFPTYGDLLFYI
- a CDS encoding DJ-1/PfpI family protein produces the protein MKKVCIFLSEGFEEVEAITVIDLLRRAKIEVVIISISENVQITGRSGIKVLTDHTMRELDISNCDGIILPGGMPGTENLYSDKKLCESIVKFNNEGKLIAAICAAPVIFGRLGLLNGRRACCYPGMESELTGAVIEENSVASDGNIITSKGVGTAIDFSKALIEYLAGIEKAREVMESIVYKNGCNI
- a CDS encoding CYTH domain-containing protein, with amino-acid sequence MEIEKKYLTKKVPFSLEGFKKAEISQCYISTEPVIRLRNHSGKYMLTVKGDGLISREELELNITKEQYERLIKKSETSIVIKTRYYIPLKCGLTAELDVYHSQLDGLITTEVEFSSLEEMETFAPPRWFGIDISDNKMYKNSYLAIHGRPAYK
- the spo0A gene encoding sporulation transcription factor Spo0A, with product MNQNRIKVLIADDNKDFCDVIKNHLNSKDDIEVVAVAYDGTEAFKLINETHPDIALIDSIMPRLDGLGLLDKLNQSQIAKRPICIILSSLSQEKISNRAFELGADYYILKPFDMESLVNRIRQFRQTPAQTQQAPSAIAAEPVRADLTNAYNLETKVTNILHEIGVPAHIRGYHYMREAIIMSVNDMDVLNYITKELYPSIAKKCNTTPSRVERAIRHAIEVAWNRGKIDAIDSLFGYTINNHKGKPTNSEFIALIADRLRLEQKAS
- a CDS encoding SIMPL domain-containing protein (The SIMPL domain is named for its presence in mouse protein SIMPL (signalling molecule that associates with mouse pelle-like kinase). Bacterial member BP26, from Brucella, was shown to assemble into a channel-like structure, while YggE from E. coli has been associated with resistance to oxidative stress.), with amino-acid sequence MKKFKSALATCCCAVFLLSVPVFAAETNAREITVNAKGTVYAEPDTAEIVLGVRTVADTSLKAQSENAEIMENVTSALKELGFTENQFRTSDFSIYPDYSNSNSQTITGYTATNTITVTTKDLDNITNVIDAAAKAGANINNGVYFSVENPSQYYGKALELAVANAKTSAEYIAGALNVTIGAPVSVTENGGGYSYETASSKSMAANADMDGGSGASTEIYYDDIEITARLTVVYNY
- a CDS encoding acyl-CoA dehydrogenase family protein, coding for MNFELSEKEALLQKKVREFAEEKLLPGVIERDETSSYPIDLYREMVDMGLIGLPYEKEYGGQGGNYLDYAIAVKEISRVDASLGISFSVCTSLYGGSVYNSANEEQKKKFLKPVLEGGALGSFGLTEPNAGSDAGGCVTVAEKKGDHYVLNGAKCFTTNGPLCDYIAVYALTQPELKSKGLSLFLVEKGTPGFTIGKVENKMGIRAAQVSETIFTDCVVPAENLLGKEGDGFKIAMKTLDGGRIGVAAQGLGIAEGAFEIARKYLMKREQFGKPLYKNQYLAFKMAELECVIDQARLMLYKAAMDKSEGRPYSIAAAKAKLLCTNAAMQVTTEAVQMLGGNGFMKDYHVERMMRDAKITQIYEGTNEIQKLIISGALFK